In the Desulfosporosinus acidiphilus SJ4 genome, TACATAGCACGTTGACGGTGTTCGGTTGAGGCACTGGCTAAAATTTCATACCCGTGATCTTTGTGTTTCGTCATCACCAATCCCATGACCATACGGGTTCCAATGTCCAAGGCAAAAATTGGTTCCATTGTTTCACCTCTTTTGGGATAAATTCGACCTTTCTTGAGAAAATCCTTCCGAAAATAGACATAATAAAACCTCCACATATCCTGGGATAGGTGAAGGTTAAGGGGAGTTAGTTGATTACTCTAAAAGATGCCTTTCTTGACCAAACTCTTTGATTGCTTGCTTTTTGGCCTCATAGCCTGCACGCCCCATTAAACCATAGGTTCCGTTTTTACCTTCCTCAACCCCCGGCTGGTCAAAGGCGTTAATATTGAACAATTCGCCCATATAGGCTGTCTCCCATTCCAAAAGGAGGAGCAATTGGCCAATATTGAAAGGAGTTAATGCTGAGAGAATAATTTTTTGATGTTGGCGTCCAGCTAAGGTTAAAGCATATTCCGTAGCTTTTTGCTCAGCAAATAAAAGTTCCTCTAACGTTTTCCCTCCCAAAAATTGAATGTCTTCCGGCAGCGCTGAATCCACGGGAATTCCTTGAGTATCTTTAAATTCTTCCAGAGTTAAAAAGGTGATCACTTTGTCATCGGGTCCCTCAGCATATAATTGCACCTGAGAATGCTGATCTGTCACACCAAGGGCTTTCACAGGCGTTTGCCCCAAAGAAACCGCCTTGCCTGTCCGGTCATAACGTTTCCCCAAACTCTCAGCCCACAATTGAGCATACCAATCAGCCATTGTCTTCAAACCATCCACATAGGGCATAAACACTGAGATCTTTTTTCCCTTTTGCCAGGACAAATAAGATAAGGCTGACTTCAATTGTGCCGGATTAGCAAAGACTCCTTTCGTCTCTCTGATCCGCCGATCCATCTCAAGAGCTCCCGCTAAAAGTTGTTCCACATCAATTCCACAAATTGCCGCTGCCAGTAAGCCAACGGGAGTCAATTCGGAAAAGCGTCCTCCAATTCCCGAGGGAATAACAAACCGTTTAAATCCTTCCTTGAGAGCAATCGGTAAAAGGTTGCCCTTTTGTTGATCTGTTGTAACCACAATATGATCAGCATAGCTTTCTCCGCAGAAATGGCGCAAGTAATCTCGTACAATAAGAAACTGGGCCATTGTTTCCGAGGTGTTTCCTGATTTGGAAATAACATTATAAAGAGTTTTTCGGGGATCGAGAACTTGCCCCAACTCCTTAAAGCGTACCGGATCTATATTATCCAATACATAAAATCGCGGCCGGTTTGATCGTTGATCTGGAAGCAATTCGTTGTAATAATAGTGATTTAAGGCTTGCTGCACCGCTAAAGGTCCAAGGGCTGACCCGCCGATACCAAGCACCACAAAATTCTCGAATTTTGCAGCAACTTCGTCGGCATAGGCGCATAATTCGGGAAGCTGAGCCAGCATCTCTGGCAAAAGCAGCGAGAAGTCCAGTTTTCCTGAATCTCTGAGGGCGTGTAAATTAGTCTGGGCCTCGTCTAATTTAGATTGCAGCCCTAGTAAATCTTCTTTAGCAAAGCCCTTGGAGTTTTGCTCCGAAACCATCATCCCCGTATAATCTATAATTAGCTTAGATGTTTCCATCGGAATCATAAAACCTCATCTCTCCAGTAAAATTTAAGCATTGGTTAAATTGACAACTCATTGGCTAAATCATAAAGTTCGCGATTTAAGGGGCGCCGTGTGCCATAAGCATCGTCGAGAGGACGGGAAATTACCGTTTGATTAATATAGGCTGTCATACGATTTGTCTCTTGATCTAAAAGGCTCTGGACTGCCTTTCCTCCCATGGCCGCAGCAATCACGGCGTCAAGTGCACTGGGATTTCCTCCGCGCTGCAAGTGACCAAGAACTGTGATCCGGGTCTCAAACCCTGAGCGGGCCCGCAATTCTTCACCAACTTTGAAAGCACTGCCAACCCCTTCTGAAACAAGGATAATACTATGATTTTTCCCCCGCTGGTGACCCCTTTTTAATTTATTGCTGATTTCATCTAAATCATAAGGGATCTCAGGCACTAAAATGGACTCTGCACCACAAGCCAACCCTGCCTGTAAAGCAATATTCCCGCAATTTCTGCCCATAACCTCTACGATAAATGTCCGATCGTGGGAAGAAGCCGTATCGCGAATTTTACTTACGGCATCAACCACGGTATTAACTGCGGTATCAAACCCAATCGTTAAATCCGTTCCGGCAATATCATTATCGATGGTACCCGGAATTCCGATAATCCGAACTCCTTGAGCAGCTAGAGTCTGTGCACCTCTAAAGGAACCATCTCCGCCTATAACAACTAGAGCATCGATCTGGCGTTTTTGGAGTTGCTCAAAAGCCTTTTTCTGTCCCGCCGGAGTTTTCATTTCTTCCGAGCGGGCAGTTTTTAGGACAGTTCCTCCCCTTAGTACGATATCAGCAACAGAACCTATACTCATTTCTTGTAGTTCTCCATGAATGAGTCCTTCATAACCTCGATGAATACCGAAAATTGTTAAGCCATGAAAAATCCCTTTACGAACAACTGCCCGTACAGCTGCATTCATGCCTGGGGCATCTCCTCCGCTTGTAAGTACCCCGATCCTCTGAATCTCCCCTGCCATCGGATCACTCCTCGTATAATTAATTTAGTTCCTGCCCCACGAGTCCAAAAAACTAATGGAACGTGGGGTATTTAAATGACCAAAGAAAACTGGAAATTCAGTTGGTTGGTCATCATCAACAAGATGCGCGCAGAATAACGCATACCCCATGCAGTCGTCGTGCCTGTGGGCAGTGTGGACAAGTCAACCCCAAAGCACACTTCAAATTCGACTTGTCCAAAGCCTGAGGGAAAGCTCTTTTAAGATAGACCCATAAGGGCTTTTCCATAGGCTGGCACTGTCCACAGGCTCAGGATAAGGAATACCTGAGTAATGATTCCTTAAGTCGTTCTTTGACAACAAAAAAGTAT is a window encoding:
- a CDS encoding glucose-6-phosphate isomerase, with the translated sequence MIPMETSKLIIDYTGMMVSEQNSKGFAKEDLLGLQSKLDEAQTNLHALRDSGKLDFSLLLPEMLAQLPELCAYADEVAAKFENFVVLGIGGSALGPLAVQQALNHYYYNELLPDQRSNRPRFYVLDNIDPVRFKELGQVLDPRKTLYNVISKSGNTSETMAQFLIVRDYLRHFCGESYADHIVVTTDQQKGNLLPIALKEGFKRFVIPSGIGGRFSELTPVGLLAAAICGIDVEQLLAGALEMDRRIRETKGVFANPAQLKSALSYLSWQKGKKISVFMPYVDGLKTMADWYAQLWAESLGKRYDRTGKAVSLGQTPVKALGVTDQHSQVQLYAEGPDDKVITFLTLEEFKDTQGIPVDSALPEDIQFLGGKTLEELLFAEQKATEYALTLAGRQHQKIILSALTPFNIGQLLLLLEWETAYMGELFNINAFDQPGVEEGKNGTYGLMGRAGYEAKKQAIKEFGQERHLLE
- the pfkA gene encoding 6-phosphofructokinase; translated protein: MAGEIQRIGVLTSGGDAPGMNAAVRAVVRKGIFHGLTIFGIHRGYEGLIHGELQEMSIGSVADIVLRGGTVLKTARSEEMKTPAGQKKAFEQLQKRQIDALVVIGGDGSFRGAQTLAAQGVRIIGIPGTIDNDIAGTDLTIGFDTAVNTVVDAVSKIRDTASSHDRTFIVEVMGRNCGNIALQAGLACGAESILVPEIPYDLDEISNKLKRGHQRGKNHSIILVSEGVGSAFKVGEELRARSGFETRITVLGHLQRGGNPSALDAVIAAAMGGKAVQSLLDQETNRMTAYINQTVISRPLDDAYGTRRPLNRELYDLANELSI